In the genome of Maribacter forsetii DSM 18668, the window TGTTCTTAGTACTTATAACCACAGTACCAGCTGCGGCATCACCCAAGCGTTGTCTTTTTTCAGAAAATAAAATAGAAAGTATACCAATAGAGCCTACAAAAATCCAAATATCTACCAAACGAAGCATCCAACGAATTAAATAATTGCTCCAGTTTACCGGCGAGCCATCAACTGATACTACCCGCATCTTCATAATCATTTTCCCAACAGTTCTTCCATTAAATATAACATGCATCAATAAACTGTAAAACATTGCTGGTAAAGAAATTAAGCCAACAATACCTCTCTGTGTCCACCCGTCATTATAAACATAACCCACTGCATCGCCAATTAAATCGACCAGAATATAATAGAGATATAATATAAATGCATCTATAAAAAATGCCACAATTCGCTCACCAATACCAACAATAGTATAATTAAGGTTAACATTTTGCGTTGTATTGATTTGAAGGTTATTCATTAAGTCTTAAATTTAACAAGGTAAATATAGTTTATGCGCGAAGCTGCTTTTGTAAAGCAAAATAAGGAAAAATGGATAGCATTCGAAAAAGCTATCAACCTTGGTGCTGCTTCTAACCCAGATGAACTTGCCAATGGCTACATTCAACTAACGAATGATTTAGCCTACGCGCAAACGTATTACGCAGAAAGTAAGACTTTATTGTATTTAAACGAATTAGCTTCTCAGGCTCACCAAAAAATATATAAGAATAAAAAAGAAAACAAAAACCGAATTCTTAGCTTTTGGCTTTATGAATTCCCACTTTTTTTCAAGCAATATCATTACACATTAGGTATCGCTTTTTTAATATTTATAATAGCTTCTGCCATTGGTTCATTATCTGCTTTGAACGACGCTAGCTTTGTTCGTTTAATTTTAGGTGATGCATACGTAAACGAAACCCTAAATAATATTGCCAACGGCGATCCTGCAGCTATCTATAAAGGAGGTAGTGAAATTGGCTCATTTTTAGGTATTACTATCAACAATATAAGAGTTGCATTTCTTGCCTTTGCTTTTGGTGTAATTACTAGTATTGGTACTGGCTATATTCTTTTCAGTAACGGCGTAATGCTTGGTGCATTCATCACCTTCTTTTATACAAAAGGGGTTTTCTTTGAAGCTAATAAACAAATATGGCTACATGGTACCATAGAAATTTCAGTTATTATCATTGCGGGGTGCGCTGGCTTAATAATGGGCAATAGCATACTATTTCCTAAAACGTATTCTAGACGTGTTTCCTTTATGAAAGGTGCAAAAGATGGACTAAAAGTTGTTGTCAGCACTATTCCGTTTTTTATCATTGCCGGCTTTATAGAAGGTTTTATTACACGATATACTGGTATGCCAAATTGGTTGGCATTTTTTA includes:
- a CDS encoding RDD family protein, producing the protein MNNLQINTTQNVNLNYTIVGIGERIVAFFIDAFILYLYYILVDLIGDAVGYVYNDGWTQRGIVGLISLPAMFYSLLMHVIFNGRTVGKMIMKMRVVSVDGSPVNWSNYLIRWMLRLVDIWIFVGSIGILSILFSEKRQRLGDAAAGTVVISTKNKTKVSHTILEEVEDTYVPKFVNVTILTDKDVRLIKETFSIAKKNNDFKTMKALRDKVDSILQTNSDLYDKQFLDTVLKDYNYFTQKL
- a CDS encoding stage II sporulation protein M: MREAAFVKQNKEKWIAFEKAINLGAASNPDELANGYIQLTNDLAYAQTYYAESKTLLYLNELASQAHQKIYKNKKENKNRILSFWLYEFPLFFKQYHYTLGIAFLIFIIASAIGSLSALNDASFVRLILGDAYVNETLNNIANGDPAAIYKGGSEIGSFLGITINNIRVAFLAFAFGVITSIGTGYILFSNGVMLGAFITFFYTKGVFFEANKQIWLHGTIEISVIIIAGCAGLIMGNSILFPKTYSRRVSFMKGAKDGLKVVVSTIPFFIIAGFIEGFITRYTGMPNWLAFFIIGASLFLIIFYYIAYPIILNNQHERQLHTVTVKP